Below is a genomic region from Chitinophagales bacterium.
ACTGTTACCGCGCGTTATGCCGCTAATGGTCATTTCTGGTATGATGCGTTTAACACAGCCATACAGCTTGATTCATCCGGCAACATTCCGGTCTATCACAAATCAAAGCTGGTTCCGGGAGTGGAACAAATGCCCTATCCGCAACTCTTCAGATTTTTAGAGCCGCTGGCCATTCAGATGGGAGGCATTAGCGGCAGCCTTGGAAAACAGGAACACAGAGATGTTTTTCGTGACGCCGATTCCACCGGAGTGGGTCCGATGATTTGTTACGAATCCATCTATGGAGAATATACAACCGAATATGTGCGGCGTGGCGGCAATCTTTTATTTATCATCACCAATGACGGCTGGTGGGGAAATACGGCCGGCTACAGGCAGCACCTTCAATATGCCAGGTTGCGGGCCATTGAGACAAGAAGAGATGTGGCACAGGCTGCAAACACCGGCACTTCCGCCTTCATCAATCAGCGTGGTGATGTTTCACAGGCCACAGCGTGGTGGAAGCCGGCAGCCATAAAAGCAACTTTACATGCAAACACAGCATTCACTTTTTATGTTCGCTATGGTGACTATATCGGAAGGGCAGCCATATTGATGAGTATTTTGCTGGCGCTCCTTGCATGGGCGAAACGGGCAGGAATTAAGCAGATTTAAAGTGTCGCATTAAACGGATAGTGTATCCGTGTAACGCTCACACGGGCAAGTCCTGGCAATGCCCCGGGGCAGGGAAGACTTGTGCCTGCCTTCCTAAAGCCATGTATCCACCCTTCCTTGCTGCTTTGTTCCACATTGTTTTAATTTGAGCAGGCAAGACGCCATAAGCAATTAATACAAACGTTAAGTTTAAAAAATTATCAAAAATGAATCTGGAGATCATTTGCCGCCAGGCAGCAGACATTGCCCGTCAGGCAGGCGCTTTCATCAGGGAAGAGCGAAAAAAGTTTGCACAGTCGAGCGTCGAGCAAAAGGGTGAACGCGATCTTGTTTCTTACGTGGATGTGACTGCAGAAAAAATGATTGTGCAGGGATTGCGCGCTGCCTTACCCGATGCTGGTTTTTTAACAGAAGAGAAAACGGTGGATGACACCGGAACGGATTTAAGATGGATCATTGATCCGCTGGACGGTACCACTAATTTCATTCATGGCATACCCTTATTTGCAGTCAGCATTGCACTGCTTCAAAAAAATGAATTGCTGGTGGGTGTTGTGTATGAAGTAAACCTGGATGAATGTTTTTATGCCTGGAAGAACGGGGGCGCTTTTCTCAATGGAAATAAAATCAGTGTAACAGCGACGGATGCGCTGCGAAATGCACTATGTGCAACCGGCTTCCCCTATAAAAGTTTTACGCACATGGATCGTTTCTTTAACACGCTGAAGTACCTGTTTCAAAACAGTCATGGTGTCCGCCGGTTGGGGTCAGCAGCGGTGGATATGGTTTATGTTGCCTGCGGAAGGCTGGATGCTTTTTATGAATACAACCTTAATGCCTGGGATATTGCAGGTGGCGCGCTGGTTGTAAAAGAAGCAGGCGGACAGGTTTCAGATTTCAGCGGCGGTGAAAATTATTTGTTCGGAAAGGAATTAATTGCGACGAATAAATCGCTGCATGCTGAATTCCTCGGTTGTGTTGTTAATCCTCCTGCGTAACAAGGAATGGAAGCAGGAATCGCCGCGTGAAGCATGAGCCTGGCAGCTGACTTACTTTTTACGTCATGATGGGCATCGCAGTATATTTACATTGTAAATCCGGATGAATTTTCAAAATCTGTCACATGGAATTCAATGCCATCAAAGATAAAATCATCGCCTACCGGGAAAACGGGTTGAAGATGTTCACGACGTCTTCTTTTCAGACGCACAGCCTGGTGCTGCTGCATATCATCAGCCGCGTTGACAAATCCATTCCGGTTTTTTTTATTCATACCGGCTATCATTTTCCTGAAACAGTTGCTTTCAAAGACCACATCGCGAAAATGTTTGCACTGGATGTACGCAATGTTTTTCCGTTAACGCCCAAGAGCATGCAAAAAGACGCGGGAGGTAAACTCTTGTTTGCTTCCGACCCTGATTACTGCTGCTACCTGAATAAGACACAGCCACTCGAACCGGTGCTTGCCGCGCATGATGTCTGGATCAACGGTGTACGCGGCGATCAGAGTGATGTAAGAAAAAGTTTCAAGACCGAAGAACCGGCGCCATTCAATACCATCCGTTTTCATCCGATGCTCGACTGGTCGCCGAAGATGATTTACGCCTATCGCAAAGAATACAATATTCCTCATCATCCGCTGGAAGACAAAGGCTACTTCAGCATCGGTTGCGAGCCGTGCACGCGTAAATTGGAAATGGAAACCGGTTCGCGTGAAGGACGATGGTTTGGGCTGAAGAAAACAGAGTGTGGCCTGAACACCGACCTCGTCGGCACGAAATAAAAAAACGAACAGGAATAAATATCAGTTGACCGCAGCCGGCTCATATATTTCACCTGGCTGGATAGGATGCAGCATTTGATTAATCCATCTATCCGCTTACGATTT
It encodes:
- a CDS encoding inositol monophosphatase → MNLEIICRQAADIARQAGAFIREERKKFAQSSVEQKGERDLVSYVDVTAEKMIVQGLRAALPDAGFLTEEKTVDDTGTDLRWIIDPLDGTTNFIHGIPLFAVSIALLQKNELLVGVVYEVNLDECFYAWKNGGAFLNGNKISVTATDALRNALCATGFPYKSFTHMDRFFNTLKYLFQNSHGVRRLGSAAVDMVYVACGRLDAFYEYNLNAWDIAGGALVVKEAGGQVSDFSGGENYLFGKELIATNKSLHAEFLGCVVNPPA
- a CDS encoding phosphoadenylyl-sulfate reductase; the encoded protein is MEFNAIKDKIIAYRENGLKMFTTSSFQTHSLVLLHIISRVDKSIPVFFIHTGYHFPETVAFKDHIAKMFALDVRNVFPLTPKSMQKDAGGKLLFASDPDYCCYLNKTQPLEPVLAAHDVWINGVRGDQSDVRKSFKTEEPAPFNTIRFHPMLDWSPKMIYAYRKEYNIPHHPLEDKGYFSIGCEPCTRKLEMETGSREGRWFGLKKTECGLNTDLVGTK